A single genomic interval of Desulfonatronum sp. SC1 harbors:
- the rpsM gene encoding 30S ribosomal protein S13 gives MARIAGVDLPKNKRMDIALTYIYGIGRTTALKVLDATSIAWTKKTDDLSADEINDIRKEIESTYKVEGDLRRDVTSNIKRLMDIGCYRGLRHRKGLPVRGQSTHANARTRKGPRRSIVGKRKK, from the coding sequence GTGGCACGAATCGCTGGGGTTGATTTGCCCAAGAACAAACGAATGGATATCGCTCTGACCTACATCTACGGGATTGGTCGGACAACTGCTTTAAAGGTACTGGATGCGACGAGCATTGCGTGGACGAAGAAGACCGATGATTTAAGCGCGGACGAGATCAACGACATTCGTAAGGAAATTGAATCCACCTATAAAGTAGAGGGTGACCTACGACGTGACGTGACCAGCAACATCAAGCGCCTGATGGACATTGGCTGCTACAGAGGGTTGCGGCATCGAAAGGGATTGCCTGTGCGCGGCCAGAGCACTCACGCCAATGCGAGAACCCGTAAGGGTCCACGACGCTCCATCGTTGGAAAGCGAAAAAAGTAG
- the rpmJ gene encoding 50S ribosomal protein L36, with protein sequence MKVKPSVKKVCDKCQIIRRNGILRVICENPRHKQRQG encoded by the coding sequence ATGAAAGTCAAGCCGTCCGTGAAGAAAGTTTGCGACAAGTGTCAAATCATTCGCCGCAATGGAATTTTACGGGTTATTTGCGAAAACCCCCGTCACAAGCAACGTCAAGGATAA
- the map gene encoding type I methionyl aminopeptidase, translating to MKKYLGIYLKNEKEINILREANRIVSIILDVLQESVRPGIKTIDLEEIALTWCSRFNVKPAFKGYRGFPYALCCSINEQVVHGFPSDRTLQEGDIVSIDFGVIYQGFYGDSARTFPVGSISDSTQKLLDITRGALDIGIKSAVLGNQLYDISRAIQHYVEEKGCSVVKRFVGHGIGRSLHEKPEIPNFIPQRYSNIPLKTGMVLAIEPMVTAGKDEVEILSDRWTAVTKDNSLAAHFEHTIALTSNGPEILSRSYAEYGQGRGH from the coding sequence GTGAAGAAGTACCTTGGCATCTATTTGAAGAATGAGAAAGAGATCAATATCCTCCGCGAGGCGAATCGGATCGTTTCCATTATTCTGGATGTACTACAAGAAAGCGTAAGGCCAGGCATAAAAACCATTGATCTTGAGGAAATTGCCCTGACATGGTGCTCTCGGTTTAATGTTAAGCCGGCGTTCAAGGGATATCGGGGTTTCCCTTACGCACTTTGCTGCTCGATCAATGAACAAGTCGTTCACGGTTTTCCCTCTGATCGGACACTTCAGGAAGGCGACATCGTCAGTATCGACTTTGGAGTCATCTACCAAGGCTTTTATGGAGACTCGGCTCGGACGTTTCCCGTGGGTTCGATTTCAGACAGTACCCAGAAGTTACTTGACATTACTCGTGGCGCTCTGGATATCGGAATTAAGTCGGCCGTCCTTGGGAACCAGCTCTATGACATATCCCGAGCTATTCAACACTATGTCGAAGAAAAAGGCTGTTCCGTGGTCAAGCGATTCGTTGGACACGGCATTGGCCGAAGCCTCCACGAAAAGCCAGAGATTCCAAATTTCATTCCGCAGCGATATTCCAATATACCGCTAAAGACCGGCATGGTTTTGGCAATCGAGCCGATGGTCACGGCAGGCAAGGACGAGGTTGAGATTCTTTCCGATCGATGGACGGCTGTGACCAAGGACAACAGCCTCGCGGCGCATTTTGAGCATACCATAGCCTTGACTTCAAATGGTCCTGAGATATTGAGCAGGAGTTATGCTGAATATGGCCAAGGAAGAGGCCATTGA
- the secY gene encoding preprotein translocase subunit SecY produces the protein MQQTTSKSGGLAELKRKILFTFMLLATCRIGVHIPVPGVDSSAMADFFASMQGTLFGMFDMFAGGGLSNLSIFALGIMPYISASIIIQLLTVVSPELKRLKEEGASGRKKITQYTRYGTVMIAAVQGLGIAIGIENMTSPGGAAVVMDPGWAFRLTTIITMVSGTVLLMWIGEQITEYGIGNGISLIIFAGIVAQLPGAIINTFRLMSAGQISLFVALLLALLVAGVLIFIVFMERGQRRIPIQYAKRMLGRKMYGGQTTHLPLKINTAGVIPPIFASSMLMFPATLASFSQSEILNRVSMMFDPATILYNTVFVALIIFFCYFYMAIIFDPKDIAENIRKQGGFIPGIRPGLKTREYIDTVLSRITLWGSLYISAICVLPMLLISQFNVPFYFGGTGVLITVVVAMDTMSKVDSYLITHQYEGLMQKTRIKGRR, from the coding sequence GTGCAGCAAACAACCAGTAAATCCGGTGGTCTCGCGGAATTAAAACGCAAGATCCTGTTTACGTTTATGCTCTTGGCGACTTGCCGGATCGGAGTTCATATCCCTGTCCCCGGGGTCGATTCCAGTGCAATGGCTGATTTTTTCGCCAGCATGCAGGGAACACTGTTTGGGATGTTCGACATGTTCGCCGGTGGCGGCCTGAGCAATCTTTCCATTTTCGCTTTGGGCATCATGCCCTATATCTCCGCATCGATCATCATTCAGTTGTTGACCGTTGTCAGTCCGGAGTTGAAGCGTCTCAAGGAAGAAGGCGCCTCAGGACGAAAGAAAATTACGCAGTATACTCGGTATGGAACGGTAATGATCGCTGCGGTTCAAGGCCTGGGCATCGCCATCGGGATCGAGAACATGACCAGCCCAGGGGGGGCCGCTGTGGTCATGGACCCAGGCTGGGCTTTCCGCCTGACCACGATCATCACCATGGTGTCTGGTACCGTCCTGTTGATGTGGATTGGTGAGCAGATCACCGAATACGGTATCGGAAACGGCATTTCATTGATCATTTTCGCAGGTATTGTCGCCCAATTGCCTGGTGCCATAATCAATACTTTTCGGTTAATGAGCGCTGGGCAGATTTCCTTGTTCGTAGCCCTACTCCTGGCTTTGCTTGTCGCCGGCGTCTTGATTTTCATCGTCTTCATGGAACGAGGGCAGCGCAGAATACCCATCCAGTACGCTAAACGGATGCTTGGACGGAAAATGTACGGAGGGCAGACAACGCACTTGCCGTTGAAGATTAATACCGCTGGAGTCATCCCCCCGATCTTCGCGTCTTCCATGTTGATGTTTCCAGCGACTTTGGCTTCATTTTCCCAATCCGAGATTTTGAACAGAGTCTCCATGATGTTCGATCCGGCGACGATTCTTTACAACACAGTATTTGTCGCGTTGATAATTTTCTTTTGTTACTTTTATATGGCTATTATTTTTGATCCCAAGGATATCGCCGAAAATATTCGTAAGCAGGGCGGCTTCATTCCTGGTATTCGTCCCGGTTTGAAAACACGTGAATACATTGACACCGTTCTCAGTCGGATTACCCTCTGGGGGTCGCTGTACATTTCCGCCATCTGCGTGTTGCCGATGTTGCTTATTTCACAGTTCAATGTACCTTTTTATTTTGGCGGAACCGGCGTGTTGATCACTGTGGTCGTCGCCATGGACACCATGAGCAAGGTTGATTCGTATCTCATTACTCATCAGTATGAAGGACTGATGCAAAAAACACGGATCAAAGGCAGGCGGTAG
- the rplO gene encoding 50S ribosomal protein L15 has translation MQLHDLYPFYEERKNRKRVGRGSGSGWGCTSGKGNKGQKSRSGGTKAPGFEGGQMPLQRRLPKGGFKNPFRTEYAVVNLDRLLEFFPQADQISLEAIYAAGFGKRGLPIKVLARGDISIAVRVEAHRFSKQAIDKISKAGGQAVAIEGEQRAANNQ, from the coding sequence ATGCAATTACATGATCTCTATCCGTTTTACGAGGAGCGCAAAAACAGAAAGCGTGTTGGACGAGGGTCCGGCAGCGGCTGGGGATGCACTTCCGGCAAGGGTAACAAGGGACAAAAATCCCGTAGCGGAGGGACCAAGGCCCCCGGTTTTGAAGGCGGCCAGATGCCTCTTCAGCGACGACTTCCCAAGGGCGGATTCAAAAATCCTTTTCGAACGGAATACGCTGTTGTCAATTTGGATCGGTTGCTGGAATTCTTTCCGCAAGCCGACCAAATTTCACTGGAAGCCATTTATGCTGCGGGATTCGGTAAACGCGGACTGCCGATCAAGGTTCTGGCGAGAGGGGATATCTCCATTGCCGTTCGGGTAGAGGCGCATCGATTCAGCAAACAGGCCATCGACAAGATTTCCAAAGCTGGTGGCCAAGCCGTTGCTATTGAAGGCGAACAGCGTGCAGCAAACAACCAGTAA
- the rpsE gene encoding 30S ribosomal protein S5: MEQTQLGFIEKIVYLNRVAKVVKGGRRFSFSALVVVGNGKDSVGYGLGKANEVPEAIRKATERARKTMQKINLVDGTVPYKVEGQYGAGHVVLKPASKGTGIIAGGPVRAVMEAVGVSDILTKAIGTNNPHNVLKATVQGLVSLRSAEQVSELRGQNVSLGR, from the coding sequence ATGGAACAGACGCAATTAGGGTTCATAGAGAAAATTGTATATCTGAATCGCGTGGCCAAAGTAGTCAAAGGTGGCCGCCGATTTAGTTTTAGTGCTCTTGTCGTCGTCGGCAACGGCAAGGATTCCGTTGGATACGGCCTTGGTAAGGCCAACGAGGTCCCTGAAGCGATCCGCAAAGCCACGGAACGAGCACGAAAGACCATGCAAAAAATCAATCTGGTCGACGGAACGGTCCCGTACAAGGTTGAAGGACAGTACGGAGCCGGTCATGTTGTTTTGAAGCCAGCGTCAAAGGGAACGGGAATCATTGCCGGTGGACCTGTGCGAGCCGTGATGGAAGCTGTCGGCGTAAGCGATATTTTGACGAAGGCCATTGGAACCAATAATCCGCATAACGTGCTGAAGGCAACCGTCCAGGGTCTCGTTTCCCTACGTTCAGCTGAACAGGTAAGCGAACTCCGCGGGCAGAACGTCAGTCTTGGCCGCTAG
- the rplR gene encoding 50S ribosomal protein L18: MKYTKNQARVRRRHRIRKKISGNAVRPRLVVFRSNAYIYAQLIDDDNGHTLASSSSLNLSKDGGVNGFTRDSAMQVGKDLANKAKEKDIRQVVFDRGGYIYHGKIKALADGAREGGLQF; encoded by the coding sequence ATGAAATACACTAAGAATCAAGCAAGAGTCCGTCGTAGGCATCGGATTCGAAAGAAAATTAGTGGTAATGCCGTGCGACCTCGCTTGGTGGTCTTTCGATCCAATGCATACATCTATGCACAATTGATCGATGACGACAACGGTCATACCCTTGCTTCTTCTTCGTCCTTGAATCTGTCAAAGGACGGCGGCGTGAACGGCTTCACCCGTGACTCGGCTATGCAGGTCGGGAAAGACTTGGCGAACAAGGCCAAGGAAAAGGATATCCGCCAAGTCGTATTTGATCGCGGTGGGTACATATATCACGGGAAGATCAAGGCTCTTGCCGATGGCGCTCGCGAGGGCGGACTTCAATTCTAA
- the rplF gene encoding 50S ribosomal protein L6, whose product MSRIGKNPVPVPKGVEVRVHKDVIEIKGPKGELKTPTHAKISYELKDDAVHLSRVDDSRTAREQFGLRRTLLANSVQGVTEGFQKVLEVIGVGYKVAVDGPKITLNVGFSHPVEYNLPQGMSAKVEGNKLTLQGIDKEKVGEVAAQIRRFRPPEPFKGKGIKYTDEVIRRKAGKTGKK is encoded by the coding sequence ATGTCACGCATTGGTAAAAATCCGGTCCCAGTGCCCAAGGGCGTAGAGGTTCGTGTCCACAAGGACGTGATCGAGATCAAAGGGCCCAAGGGTGAGCTAAAAACTCCGACCCACGCCAAAATCTCGTATGAGTTAAAAGACGATGCCGTGCATCTGTCTAGGGTTGATGATTCTCGGACCGCTCGTGAGCAGTTCGGTTTGCGTCGGACCCTCCTGGCGAATTCCGTCCAAGGAGTGACCGAAGGTTTTCAGAAAGTTCTCGAGGTTATCGGCGTCGGTTATAAAGTCGCTGTTGATGGTCCAAAAATCACCCTGAACGTCGGTTTTTCACATCCTGTCGAGTACAATCTGCCGCAAGGCATGTCCGCCAAAGTCGAGGGAAACAAACTGACCTTGCAGGGAATCGACAAAGAGAAGGTCGGCGAAGTAGCCGCGCAAATTCGTCGTTTCCGTCCGCCTGAGCCATTCAAAGGCAAGGGGATCAAATATACGGATGAAGTGATTCGGCGGAAGGCCGGCAAAACAGGTAAAAAGTAG
- the rpsH gene encoding 30S ribosomal protein S8, translating into MLNDPIADMLTRIRNAQKALHKDVQFPASRMTESIAAILKDYGFVSDVAREDSNIRVVLKYLSSKGAISGSRRLSKPGLRIYVGAKEIPAVQNGLGIAILSTPKGVLEGRSARSENVGGELLCEVW; encoded by the coding sequence TTGCTTAATGATCCCATAGCGGACATGCTCACGCGAATTCGGAACGCCCAAAAGGCCCTGCACAAAGATGTCCAGTTTCCCGCTTCGCGGATGACGGAGTCCATTGCCGCTATCCTCAAGGATTACGGCTTTGTTTCAGATGTAGCACGAGAAGATAGCAATATTCGTGTCGTTCTTAAGTATCTCTCTTCAAAGGGAGCTATTTCCGGATCTCGTCGACTGAGCAAGCCCGGTCTTCGGATTTACGTCGGAGCGAAAGAGATACCCGCCGTTCAAAACGGTCTCGGCATCGCCATTCTTTCCACGCCCAAGGGCGTCTTGGAGGGGCGATCCGCCAGATCCGAAAATGTCGGTGGCGAACTGCTCTGTGAAGTTTGGTAA
- a CDS encoding type Z 30S ribosomal protein S14 has protein sequence MARTALKIKAARKPKFSTRAYNRCPLCGRSRAFLRHFGICRICFRNMSLAGELPGVRKSSW, from the coding sequence TTGGCTCGTACCGCTCTTAAAATCAAGGCCGCAAGAAAACCAAAATTTTCGACACGCGCTTATAATCGCTGCCCTTTGTGTGGCCGGTCTCGTGCATTTTTACGGCATTTTGGTATTTGTCGCATCTGCTTTCGCAATATGTCCCTGGCAGGAGAACTGCCCGGGGTAAGAAAATCCAGTTGGTAA
- the rplE gene encoding 50S ribosomal protein L5 → MSRLQEIYKSKVAPELMKDFGYSSPMEIPKIHSISLNIGLGEASQNNKLIEDAVLELTQIAGQKSVITRAKKSIAAYKLREGMPVGCRVTLRRERMWDFLDKLVSFSLPRVRDFRGIPDRGFDGRGNFTMGIKEHTIFPEINMDRVDRVKGMNITIVTTASTDKEGKALLQLLGMPFKK, encoded by the coding sequence ATGTCTAGGCTGCAGGAAATATACAAGAGCAAGGTCGCCCCGGAACTGATGAAGGATTTCGGGTACTCCTCTCCGATGGAGATTCCGAAAATCCACAGCATCAGCCTGAACATCGGTCTTGGAGAGGCGTCTCAGAACAACAAACTGATCGAAGACGCAGTTTTGGAATTGACTCAGATCGCCGGGCAGAAATCCGTCATCACCAGGGCAAAAAAATCCATCGCGGCCTACAAGCTGCGTGAAGGAATGCCTGTCGGCTGTCGCGTCACTCTGCGTCGGGAGCGCATGTGGGACTTTTTGGACAAATTGGTGTCCTTCTCCCTCCCTCGCGTTCGAGACTTTCGCGGCATTCCGGATCGCGGGTTCGATGGTCGAGGCAATTTTACCATGGGGATCAAGGAACATACTATATTTCCCGAGATCAACATGGATCGCGTCGACCGGGTCAAGGGCATGAACATCACCATCGTGACCACTGCTTCCACCGACAAGGAAGGCAAGGCCCTTCTACAGTTGTTGGGCATGCCATTTAAAAAATAA
- the rplX gene encoding 50S ribosomal protein L24 — protein sequence MKNRKIHKNDKVMIMVGKEKGKIGKVLKLFPKTERILVEGVNKVKRHSKGNPYKGEAGGIKEKENPLHLSNVTLVCDNCAKPTRVGYKIIDADKKVRFCKKCNEIIA from the coding sequence ATGAAAAATCGAAAGATTCATAAAAACGACAAGGTCATGATCATGGTGGGGAAGGAAAAAGGTAAGATCGGCAAGGTCTTAAAACTATTTCCTAAAACTGAACGTATCCTCGTTGAGGGCGTTAATAAGGTCAAACGGCATTCCAAGGGCAATCCCTATAAGGGGGAAGCTGGCGGGATCAAGGAAAAGGAAAATCCTTTGCACTTATCCAACGTGACGCTTGTTTGTGATAACTGCGCCAAGCCCACCAGGGTTGGGTACAAGATCATCGACGCGGACAAAAAAGTGCGTTTTTGTAAAAAGTGTAACGAAATTATTGCGTAA
- the rplN gene encoding 50S ribosomal protein L14 produces the protein MIQVQSLLDVADNSGAKKVFCVKVLGGSHRRYASIGDIIVVSVKEAMPHSKVKKGEVMRAVIVRTKKEVNRPDGSFIRFDNNSAVLLNKQNEPVGTRIFGPVARELRAKNFMKIVSLAPEVL, from the coding sequence ATGATCCAGGTTCAATCTTTGCTCGACGTCGCCGACAACTCTGGCGCGAAGAAGGTCTTCTGCGTCAAGGTGCTCGGTGGAAGTCATCGCAGATACGCATCTATCGGCGATATTATCGTCGTTTCCGTCAAGGAAGCCATGCCGCACTCCAAGGTTAAGAAGGGCGAGGTGATGCGCGCCGTCATCGTCCGGACCAAAAAGGAAGTCAACCGACCGGATGGATCCTTCATTCGGTTCGACAACAACTCAGCCGTACTTCTGAACAAGCAGAATGAGCCCGTTGGAACACGTATTTTCGGACCTGTCGCTCGTGAGTTGCGGGCCAAGAATTTTATGAAAATTGTTTCCTTGGCTCCGGAAGTACTGTAG
- the rpsQ gene encoding 30S ribosomal protein S17 gives MNAELKQKTKRTEVGVVLSNKAEKTVVVSVNKLEKHPLFKKYIRRRKKMMAHDELNQCNIGDTVEIIESRPLSKRKCWQLKQVLLKAV, from the coding sequence ATGAACGCTGAGTTGAAACAGAAGACCAAGCGCACGGAAGTCGGCGTCGTTCTCAGTAACAAGGCTGAGAAGACAGTTGTCGTTTCTGTGAACAAGCTGGAAAAGCATCCACTGTTCAAGAAGTACATCCGTCGACGAAAAAAAATGATGGCGCACGATGAACTTAATCAATGCAATATCGGTGACACCGTCGAAATTATTGAAAGCCGACCATTGAGCAAGCGCAAGTGCTGGCAACTTAAACAAGTACTGCTAAAGGCTGTCTAA
- the rpmC gene encoding 50S ribosomal protein L29 gives MKSKELRELSGTELSEKLLEFRKELFNLRFQHKTAQLENTQRLPYVRKTVARILTVLSEQNAGAKS, from the coding sequence ATGAAATCTAAAGAATTACGCGAACTCTCCGGCACGGAACTCAGTGAAAAACTTCTTGAATTTCGCAAGGAACTGTTCAACCTGCGCTTTCAGCATAAAACCGCTCAGCTGGAGAACACACAGCGGTTGCCTTATGTACGGAAGACCGTGGCCCGGATACTGACGGTATTGTCTGAGCAAAACGCTGGAGCAAAATCATGA
- the rplP gene encoding 50S ribosomal protein L16 — translation MLSPKKVKFRKQQKNRIKGSALRGSLVVFGDIGLKALEPGKLTNQQIESARIAMMRHIKRGGKVWIRVFPDKPITAKPAETRQGKGKGAPVGWCAPVRRGRVLYEIKGVSLELASEALRRASYKLPIKTSIVYREA, via the coding sequence ATGTTGAGTCCCAAAAAAGTTAAATTCCGAAAGCAACAGAAAAACCGCATCAAGGGCTCGGCCTTACGCGGCAGCTTAGTGGTTTTCGGAGATATCGGACTGAAGGCCTTGGAGCCCGGAAAGCTGACCAATCAACAGATCGAGTCTGCTCGTATTGCCATGATGCGGCATATCAAACGTGGCGGAAAAGTCTGGATCCGAGTTTTTCCCGACAAACCCATTACCGCCAAGCCCGCTGAAACACGTCAGGGGAAAGGAAAAGGTGCTCCAGTCGGTTGGTGCGCACCAGTCCGCCGGGGTCGTGTTTTATACGAAATCAAAGGGGTCAGCCTGGAGCTTGCTTCAGAGGCCCTACGTCGGGCTTCCTACAAGCTGCCCATCAAGACCAGTATCGTGTATCGGGAGGCCTAA
- the rpsC gene encoding 30S ribosomal protein S3 produces MGQKTHPIGFRLGYTKNWQSRWFSKKDYAAFVYEDRLIRNFLKKTLYHAGISKIEIERAASKIRLILFTARPGIVIGRKGVEIENLRTTLKKKFQKDFALEVIEIRRPETDAQLVAENVALQLERRVAFRRAMKRTVGLARKFGAEGIKINVAGRLGGAEIARSEWNRDGRVPLHTLRADIDYGQAIAKTTYGVIGVKVWIFKGEILDEVIQ; encoded by the coding sequence TTGGGCCAAAAGACGCATCCCATTGGATTCCGGCTTGGGTACACCAAAAATTGGCAGTCCAGGTGGTTCAGCAAAAAAGATTACGCAGCTTTCGTGTATGAAGATAGGCTGATTCGTAATTTCTTGAAGAAAACCTTGTACCATGCCGGCATTTCCAAAATTGAAATTGAAAGAGCCGCCAGCAAGATCAGGCTGATCCTCTTTACCGCTCGACCTGGTATCGTGATTGGACGAAAAGGCGTGGAAATCGAGAACTTACGGACGACCTTGAAGAAAAAGTTTCAAAAGGATTTCGCGCTGGAAGTCATTGAAATCCGTCGACCGGAGACCGATGCTCAATTGGTCGCTGAAAATGTCGCGTTGCAGCTCGAACGCAGGGTGGCTTTTCGCCGTGCCATGAAACGAACCGTCGGGTTGGCGAGAAAATTCGGTGCGGAAGGGATTAAGATCAATGTCGCCGGACGCTTGGGCGGAGCTGAAATCGCCCGGAGCGAATGGAATCGTGACGGACGTGTTCCGCTACACACCTTGCGAGCCGATATTGATTATGGGCAAGCCATTGCAAAGACCACGTATGGCGTGATTGGCGTGAAGGTTTGGATTTTTAAAGGTGAGATTCTTGACGAGGTGATTCAGTAA
- the rplV gene encoding 50S ribosomal protein L22: protein MEAKSVARFVRISSQKARLVAANVRGKNVEEARKILKFTPKKAAAVLDKVLHSAIANAEQLGGVDVDTLYVKNIIINDGPSWKRMRPRAMGRAYRVLKRTSHITVIVEEA, encoded by the coding sequence ATGGAAGCGAAATCTGTCGCGCGGTTCGTACGCATCTCCTCACAGAAGGCTCGGCTGGTGGCCGCCAATGTCCGGGGAAAGAATGTCGAGGAAGCGCGGAAAATTTTGAAGTTTACTCCGAAAAAGGCTGCCGCCGTGTTGGACAAGGTATTGCATTCCGCCATCGCCAATGCGGAACAACTCGGCGGAGTGGATGTGGATACGTTATACGTGAAAAACATCATTATCAATGATGGTCCATCTTGGAAACGTATGCGCCCACGGGCCATGGGGCGCGCCTATCGGGTCCTGAAACGGACAAGTCATATCACCGTCATTGTTGAGGAAGCGTAG
- the rpsS gene encoding 30S ribosomal protein S19, which translates to MPRSVKKGPFVDGHVLKKVTKANETNDRKVIKTWSRRSTIVPEMVGLTFAVHNGKKFIPVFVTENMVGHKLGEFSPTRTFHAHAGGKKSAVKGKK; encoded by the coding sequence ATGCCACGATCAGTAAAAAAAGGTCCTTTTGTCGACGGGCATGTGCTCAAGAAAGTGACCAAGGCCAATGAAACGAATGATCGAAAAGTGATCAAGACATGGTCACGACGTTCGACGATTGTTCCCGAAATGGTGGGGCTGACCTTTGCCGTACATAACGGCAAAAAATTCATTCCCGTCTTTGTTACGGAAAACATGGTTGGTCATAAGCTTGGTGAGTTTTCACCCACCAGGACCTTTCATGCCCACGCCGGTGGCAAAAAGAGCGCTGTAAAAGGCAAAAAGTAG
- the rplB gene encoding 50S ribosomal protein L2, producing MSIRKLKPTSPGTRFQSVSEFAEINRGKPEKSLTKGRAKKSGRNNLGRITSRRRGSGHKRRFRVIDFKRDKFDVQAKVAFIEYDPNRSARIALLHYADGEKRYILAPDGVKVGDTIVAGNEADIFPGNAMYLSRIPVGTIIHNVEMTPGKGGQLCRSAGTYAQLVAKEEKYALLRLPSGEVRKILATCRATVGQVGNTDHEQVSIGKAGRNRWLGRRPKVRGVAMNPVDHPLGGGEGKSSGGRHPCTPWGKPTKGYKTRNRRKPSSKLIVKRRGQK from the coding sequence ATGTCTATACGTAAGCTCAAACCGACATCTCCCGGGACGCGTTTTCAGTCCGTATCGGAGTTCGCCGAGATCAATCGCGGCAAGCCTGAAAAGTCATTGACCAAGGGACGCGCCAAAAAAAGCGGACGAAACAACCTTGGAAGAATTACTTCTCGACGGAGAGGCTCCGGTCACAAGAGACGTTTTCGGGTCATCGATTTCAAGCGAGATAAATTTGATGTTCAGGCTAAAGTGGCCTTCATCGAGTACGACCCGAACCGCAGTGCCCGCATTGCTCTGCTGCATTACGCCGATGGCGAGAAGCGGTATATTTTGGCCCCTGACGGAGTCAAGGTCGGAGATACCATCGTCGCTGGCAACGAGGCGGATATTTTTCCAGGCAACGCTATGTACTTGTCGAGAATTCCCGTTGGAACGATTATCCACAACGTTGAGATGACGCCGGGCAAGGGTGGACAGCTTTGTCGCAGCGCTGGAACCTACGCGCAACTCGTGGCCAAGGAAGAAAAGTATGCCTTGCTGCGTCTTCCTTCAGGTGAAGTGCGCAAAATTTTGGCAACCTGTCGGGCCACAGTGGGGCAGGTCGGTAACACGGACCACGAACAGGTTTCCATTGGTAAGGCTGGACGAAATCGCTGGCTCGGTCGGCGGCCCAAGGTCCGTGGCGTTGCCATGAACCCGGTCGACCATCCCTTGGGCGGCGGTGAAGGCAAGAGTTCCGGTGGGCGGCATCCCTGTACGCCCTGGGGAAAACCGACCAAGGGTTATAAGACCCGCAATCGCCGGAAGCCGTCTTCGAAGCTTATCGTCAAACGTCGCGGCCAGAAATAG
- the rplW gene encoding 50S ribosomal protein L23, whose translation MNYTQILLRPHVSEKATLIKSAANQVVFQVHPSANKIEVKKAVQDAFDVKVSKVNIARKKTLTQRKANRRLVRDTGFRKAYVTLAEGEKIDFFEGV comes from the coding sequence ATGAACTACACGCAAATTTTGCTTCGACCGCACGTCTCCGAAAAGGCGACGCTGATCAAAAGCGCGGCCAACCAGGTGGTCTTTCAAGTCCATCCTTCCGCTAATAAGATTGAAGTCAAGAAAGCGGTTCAGGACGCCTTTGACGTGAAGGTAAGCAAGGTCAACATCGCACGGAAAAAGACGCTCACCCAACGCAAGGCCAATCGCCGACTCGTTCGCGACACCGGTTTCCGGAAAGCTTATGTGACCCTTGCCGAAGGCGAGAAAATAGATTTTTTTGAAGGGGTCTAA